From one Thermatribacter velox genomic stretch:
- the pyrH gene encoding UMP kinase, translating into MNSDSSLRFKRILLKLSGEALAGALSWGIDVRFLDYLSEEVIKVRNLGVEVAIVVGGGNIFRGRSADKDGISRVTADYMGMLATVINALAFQDFLESKGVPTRVQTAIEMRAIAEPYIRRRAIRHLEKGRIVIFAAGTGNPYFSTDTAAALRAAEIRAEAVLKATKVDGIYEADPLLHKNAIKFEKLKYLDLLNKGLKVMDSTAVSLCMENNIPIIVFSISEPDSLVKIVTGHQIGTFVGREEDARQG; encoded by the coding sequence ATGAACAGTGATTCTTCATTACGCTTTAAGAGAATTCTTTTAAAGCTTTCTGGAGAAGCGCTGGCTGGCGCTCTCTCCTGGGGTATTGATGTCCGTTTCCTTGATTATCTCAGCGAAGAAGTAATCAAAGTGAGAAATTTGGGAGTAGAAGTTGCCATAGTGGTAGGTGGGGGCAACATCTTTAGAGGGCGCTCTGCAGATAAAGACGGCATCAGTAGAGTAACTGCCGATTATATGGGCATGCTGGCCACAGTAATCAACGCCCTTGCTTTTCAGGATTTCTTAGAAAGCAAGGGCGTTCCCACCCGTGTCCAGACGGCAATTGAAATGCGTGCCATCGCTGAACCCTATATTAGAAGGCGAGCTATTCGGCACCTTGAAAAAGGAAGAATCGTTATTTTCGCAGCTGGCACTGGCAACCCATATTTTTCCACCGATACGGCCGCTGCCTTGCGAGCTGCTGAAATACGAGCAGAAGCGGTTTTAAAGGCTACCAAAGTGGATGGCATTTACGAGGCTGATCCCCTTTTGCACAAAAACGCGATTAAGTTTGAGAAATTGAAGTATCTGGATCTCCTTAATAAGGGACTCAAGGTTATGGATTCTACCGCAGTTTCACTGTGCATGGAAAATAATATTCCCATTATTGTGTTCAGTATTAGTGAACCGGATAGTCTGGTCAAAATAGTTACCGGACACCAAATTGGAACTTTTGTTGGGAGGGAGGAAGATGCTCGACAAGGTTAA
- the rpsB gene encoding 30S ribosomal protein S2 → MKQLLEAGVHFGHQTRRWNPKMKPYIFTERNNIYIIDLQKTVELTEKAYNFVRDLTKEGGIVLFVGTKKQAQESIQQEATRCGMFYVNQRWLGGMLTNFATIRRSIEKLKRFEAMEEQGIMERLPKKEVMRIRKRKARLEKYLSGIKDMERLPDCVFIVDPRRERNAVLEARRMGIPTVAIVDTNCDPDEIDYVIPGNDDAIRAIRLFASIIADAVLEGRRLAQEGKEEIPPVGEVAQAEEVAQEGVSEEEIPVSEEPVDILEELQKEEFEEIGEDEEINSEEDK, encoded by the coding sequence ATGAAACAACTTCTTGAAGCTGGTGTGCATTTTGGACACCAGACCCGCCGCTGGAACCCAAAAATGAAGCCTTACATTTTCACCGAGCGCAACAACATCTACATCATCGACCTTCAAAAAACAGTAGAGCTCACCGAAAAAGCCTATAACTTTGTGCGGGATTTGACCAAAGAAGGTGGCATAGTGCTTTTTGTGGGCACCAAAAAACAAGCCCAGGAATCCATCCAGCAGGAAGCTACCCGTTGTGGCATGTTTTATGTTAACCAGCGCTGGTTGGGTGGAATGCTGACTAATTTTGCAACCATACGCCGTAGTATAGAAAAACTGAAAAGGTTTGAAGCAATGGAAGAACAGGGCATTATGGAGCGTTTGCCCAAAAAGGAAGTCATGCGCATCAGAAAGCGCAAAGCACGTCTTGAGAAGTACCTGAGCGGTATCAAAGATATGGAAAGACTTCCTGACTGCGTTTTTATTGTTGATCCTCGCAGAGAAAGAAATGCGGTTCTCGAGGCCCGGAGAATGGGCATACCCACAGTTGCCATTGTGGATACCAATTGCGACCCCGACGAGATTGATTACGTAATTCCTGGCAACGACGATGCCATTCGAGCCATTCGTCTTTTTGCCTCTATCATCGCTGACGCAGTGCTTGAGGGTCGGCGTCTGGCTCAAGAGGGTAAAGAAGAAATTCCACCAGTAGGCGAGGTTGCACAAGCCGAGGAAGTTGCTCAGGAAGGTGTTTCTGAGGAAGAGATTCCCGTCTCTGAAGAACCAGTGGATATCCTCGAAGAACTTCAGAAAGAAGAATTCGAGGAAATTGGAGAGGATGAAGAAATAAACAGTGAGGAGGATAAGTGA
- the proS gene encoding proline--tRNA ligase: MKMSALFAPTLKETPQEAEVVSHSLMLRAGLIRQLSSGIYSFLPLGLRVLNKIIEIVREEMNRAGGQELLLPALHPGELWKETGRWDIYGPELIRFKDRRNRDFCLGPTHEEVITDLVRREVRSYKQLPLMLYQIQTKFRDEIRPRFGVMRSREFLMKDLYSFDVDYEGLKKSYEKMYHAYCRVFERCGLDFIAVEAESGVIGGDVSHEFLILADSGEEKVVVCPSCGLGSTEEREKCARCGTPLEEKRGIEVGHIFQLGTKYSEPMKAYFVDRDGKEKPIIMGCYGIGIGRTMAAAIEAHHDEQGIKWPYSIAPYQVIVIPVNASNEEQMQEAQRIYEELLNQGFEVLLDDRDVSAGVKFNEADLLGFPVQVIVGTKFLKTGKIEVKFRMTGDREELSAQEIVNLVHRAKSGLR; the protein is encoded by the coding sequence TTGAAGATGTCAGCTCTGTTTGCCCCAACTTTGAAAGAAACTCCTCAGGAAGCTGAAGTTGTAAGTCACAGTTTAATGCTCAGAGCAGGCTTGATTCGTCAGCTTTCCTCTGGTATTTACAGCTTCTTGCCCTTGGGGCTTCGAGTTTTGAACAAGATTATCGAGATTGTAAGAGAAGAGATGAACCGGGCTGGTGGCCAAGAACTCTTGCTCCCTGCTTTACATCCAGGTGAATTGTGGAAAGAAACAGGCAGGTGGGATATTTATGGTCCGGAGCTAATTCGTTTTAAAGACCGGCGAAACCGCGACTTCTGTTTAGGCCCCACCCATGAAGAGGTCATTACGGACTTGGTGCGTCGAGAAGTTCGCTCCTATAAACAGCTTCCCCTCATGCTTTACCAGATACAGACCAAATTCAGGGATGAAATAAGACCTCGCTTTGGTGTTATGCGCTCGAGAGAATTCCTTATGAAAGACCTTTACAGCTTCGATGTGGATTACGAAGGCCTGAAGAAAAGCTATGAAAAAATGTACCACGCCTATTGCAGAGTTTTTGAACGCTGTGGCCTCGATTTTATAGCTGTGGAAGCTGAGTCGGGAGTCATCGGTGGGGATGTATCTCATGAGTTCCTTATCCTCGCTGACTCAGGTGAGGAAAAGGTGGTCGTTTGTCCTTCCTGTGGTCTGGGTAGCACTGAGGAACGGGAAAAGTGCGCACGGTGTGGTACTCCCCTGGAAGAGAAAAGGGGTATAGAAGTGGGGCATATCTTCCAGCTGGGTACCAAGTACAGTGAACCCATGAAAGCGTATTTTGTTGACCGAGACGGCAAGGAGAAACCTATAATCATGGGCTGCTATGGCATAGGAATCGGCAGGACCATGGCTGCAGCCATTGAAGCCCATCACGACGAGCAGGGAATTAAGTGGCCTTATTCCATAGCTCCTTATCAGGTGATCGTTATACCAGTCAATGCCAGTAATGAGGAGCAAATGCAGGAAGCCCAAAGGATTTATGAAGAACTTTTGAATCAGGGCTTTGAAGTGCTTCTTGATGACCGCGACGTAAGTGCCGGTGTAAAGTTCAATGAAGCAGACCTTTTAGGTTTTCCCGTCCAGGTAATTGTGGGAACAAAATTTTTGAAAACGGGCAAAATTGAAGTAAAATTTCGTATGACAGGAGATAGAGAGGAACTCTCTGCACAGGAAATCGTAAACCTGGTGCACCGAGCAAAAAGCGGTCTTCGTTGA
- the ispG gene encoding (E)-4-hydroxy-3-methylbut-2-enyl-diphosphate synthase: MQRKDTREVVMGKLVIGGQNPVYVEGMGRQNPYQVELAIQEINRAQAAGCEIFRLSIPEKDALEGAKKIKEWTKIPLIADVHFDLDLATECVRLGFEAVRINPGTLGDRSRLEELFSVLQDHNTVLRVGANAGSLPTHLRSLPRVEALFESIAEMVDFAEKKGVRNLFLSAKSTEVEETVEINRRLSKAFPYPIHIGVTEAGEGLEGVVKSALGIGLVLFEGIGNSIRVSLTSRDPVLEVKVAWMILNFLGLRKRGGEIISCPTCARCRGDVVGAVERVKTFFEEQGIAPPFRIAIMGCEVNGPGEAREAEVGLAFSRSGAIIFSKGRVEKVVSDREVLEYFIAFLAEKIKSVEGKKGGSSFEDVSSVCPNFERNSSGS; the protein is encoded by the coding sequence ATGCAGAGAAAAGACACCAGAGAAGTAGTTATGGGAAAGCTGGTTATCGGTGGCCAAAACCCCGTCTATGTAGAAGGAATGGGAAGACAGAACCCTTATCAGGTGGAACTGGCTATTCAGGAAATTAACAGGGCTCAGGCTGCAGGGTGTGAAATTTTTCGTCTCTCTATTCCCGAAAAGGATGCATTAGAAGGAGCAAAGAAAATCAAAGAGTGGACAAAAATACCCCTTATTGCCGATGTTCACTTCGATCTTGACCTGGCCACCGAGTGTGTTCGTTTGGGGTTTGAAGCAGTGAGAATCAATCCTGGAACCCTGGGGGACCGGTCGCGCCTTGAGGAGCTTTTTTCTGTGTTGCAAGACCACAATACTGTCTTGCGAGTGGGAGCCAACGCCGGTTCTCTTCCTACCCACCTTAGAAGCCTTCCCCGGGTGGAGGCACTTTTTGAAAGTATCGCCGAAATGGTGGATTTCGCAGAAAAAAAGGGAGTCAGAAATTTATTCCTTTCCGCAAAGTCAACAGAAGTTGAAGAAACGGTAGAAATCAACCGCCGATTGAGTAAGGCTTTTCCCTACCCGATTCACATAGGTGTTACTGAAGCTGGTGAAGGGTTAGAAGGCGTAGTAAAATCAGCGCTGGGTATTGGTTTGGTCCTTTTTGAAGGGATTGGGAACAGTATCCGGGTTTCTCTGACGTCTCGAGATCCGGTACTTGAAGTAAAGGTAGCCTGGATGATTCTCAACTTTTTGGGCTTACGTAAAAGAGGAGGGGAGATTATTTCCTGTCCTACCTGTGCACGCTGTCGGGGAGATGTGGTTGGCGCCGTGGAGAGGGTAAAAACGTTTTTCGAGGAACAAGGAATTGCGCCTCCTTTTCGAATAGCTATAATGGGATGTGAGGTAAATGGACCTGGTGAGGCCAGGGAGGCAGAAGTGGGGTTAGCTTTTTCTCGTTCGGGTGCAATTATTTTCTCAAAGGGGAGAGTAGAGAAGGTTGTTTCAGACCGCGAAGTTCTGGAATATTTTATCGCATTTCTGGCTGAAAAAATAAAGTCAGTTGAAGGCAAAAAAGGGGGTAGTTCCTTTGAAGATGTCAGCTCTGTTTGCCCCAACTTTGAAAGAAACTCCTCAGGAAGCTGA
- the tsf gene encoding translation elongation factor Ts: MVEIGAKEVYELRKRTGAGVMDCKKALQESGGDLEKACEILRKKGIETAAKKQSRVTKEGLIGSYVHTDGKIGVLVEVNCETDFVARTEEFQKLVKELTLQIAAQAPRWIAPEDVPEEIKRQEENIYWEQLKESNKPDHVKQKIVEGKMKKFYEENCLLEQEYIRDPDKKIKDLVVEAIAKLGENIVVKRFVRFKLGEEDEQ, encoded by the coding sequence ATGGTTGAGATAGGAGCAAAGGAAGTTTACGAACTTCGTAAGCGCACCGGAGCCGGTGTAATGGATTGTAAAAAAGCTCTGCAGGAGTCCGGTGGTGATTTGGAAAAAGCTTGTGAAATTCTACGCAAAAAGGGTATAGAAACTGCAGCCAAAAAACAGAGTCGTGTGACTAAGGAAGGGCTGATTGGTTCTTACGTGCATACCGATGGAAAAATCGGTGTGCTGGTAGAGGTCAACTGTGAAACAGACTTTGTTGCCCGAACGGAAGAATTCCAAAAGCTGGTTAAGGAGCTTACTCTGCAGATTGCTGCCCAGGCACCCCGCTGGATTGCTCCTGAGGATGTTCCTGAGGAAATAAAGCGTCAGGAAGAGAACATTTACTGGGAACAGCTCAAAGAGAGCAACAAACCGGATCATGTAAAACAGAAAATAGTGGAAGGCAAGATGAAGAAGTTTTACGAAGAAAACTGCCTGTTAGAGCAGGAATACATTAGAGACCCAGACAAAAAAATTAAAGACCTGGTAGTTGAAGCGATAGCCAAATTGGGTGAGAATATAGTAGTCAAGAGGTTTGTTCGCTTCAAGCTGGGTGAAGAGGATGAACAGTGA
- the rseP gene encoding RIP metalloprotease RseP has product MLSFLAFIFVIGLLVTFHEFGHFIFARLFGIKVLSFSIGYGPPIFSYRGKETEFSIRLLPLGGFVKMAGMEGNPIEGYEEAQVPQAQRFDGKPVWQRSLVVLAGPLMNIVLSILLVFIVFLAVGVPAQELRVIEVIPGGPADRAGLQAGDVVLQVNGKTMDLEKFVSFLSQSAGREIELTIQRQGETKRITVVPEWDENEGRALVRAVFGINNRRVNPLLALGKSAYTVINWFLLSIVGLLYTLLGRLPLELTGPLGIAQMAGQAASLGFLNLLMFSAIISVFLAIFNLLPIPLLDGGHLLLFLVEKIRGKPLEQEKIGLIYLIGILFIFLLAVFVTYQDVMRIVVGD; this is encoded by the coding sequence GTGTTAAGTTTTTTGGCTTTCATTTTCGTCATTGGGCTTTTGGTAACCTTCCACGAGTTCGGGCATTTTATTTTCGCCCGCCTGTTTGGGATTAAGGTACTCAGTTTTTCGATTGGTTACGGACCACCGATTTTCTCCTATCGTGGTAAGGAAACGGAATTTTCGATACGCTTGCTTCCCTTGGGTGGCTTTGTAAAAATGGCTGGCATGGAGGGAAATCCTATCGAAGGTTACGAAGAAGCTCAGGTGCCACAGGCACAGCGCTTTGACGGGAAACCAGTATGGCAGCGAAGTCTGGTCGTGCTTGCTGGACCGCTGATGAACATCGTTCTTTCTATATTGCTGGTGTTCATTGTTTTTCTGGCAGTTGGCGTCCCTGCACAGGAGTTGAGAGTTATCGAAGTCATTCCTGGTGGTCCTGCCGATAGGGCTGGTTTGCAAGCAGGAGATGTAGTGCTTCAGGTAAATGGCAAAACTATGGACCTGGAAAAGTTTGTTTCTTTTCTTTCCCAAAGTGCAGGAAGGGAGATAGAGCTGACCATTCAACGCCAGGGTGAGACCAAACGGATAACTGTTGTTCCGGAGTGGGATGAAAATGAAGGTAGGGCGCTGGTGCGTGCGGTTTTCGGGATCAATAATCGCCGGGTTAATCCCTTGCTGGCCCTCGGGAAAAGTGCTTATACGGTGATCAACTGGTTTTTGCTGAGTATAGTGGGCCTTCTCTACACATTGCTTGGCAGGTTGCCTCTGGAACTGACCGGTCCTTTGGGAATTGCTCAAATGGCAGGTCAGGCAGCAAGTCTGGGATTTTTAAACTTGCTTATGTTTTCGGCCATCATCAGTGTTTTTCTGGCCATTTTTAATCTGCTTCCCATACCTTTGCTCGATGGTGGTCACTTGCTGCTTTTTCTGGTTGAAAAGATACGCGGTAAACCTTTGGAGCAAGAAAAGATAGGATTGATTTACCTTATTGGAATTCTTTTTATCTTTCTTTTAGCTGTTTTTGTTACCTATCAGGACGTCATGAGAATTGTGGTGGGTGACTGA
- the uppS gene encoding polyprenyl diphosphate synthase — protein MNPELKHIAIIMDGNGRWAEKRGLPRIEGHRKGVEVIRDIVAKSSEKKLVSLTLYSFSTENWRRPLGEVQALLRLFEESIDRYGPELKEKGVKVIFIGRREGLPENLVARMAQLEEETTHNTGLKLNIALNYGGRDEILRAFQKWFAVYRGDFEFLREEIFSRFLDTAGQPDPDLVIRTGGEQRLSNFLLWQTAYAELWFTSTLWPDFTPEEFEVAISDFSRRKRKFGGIR, from the coding sequence ATGAACCCTGAACTAAAGCACATTGCGATAATTATGGACGGAAACGGCAGGTGGGCGGAAAAAAGGGGGCTTCCTCGTATAGAGGGCCATCGTAAGGGTGTGGAGGTTATTCGGGACATTGTAGCGAAAAGTTCTGAAAAGAAGCTGGTTTCCCTAACGCTTTATTCTTTTTCTACTGAAAATTGGAGAAGACCACTTGGTGAAGTCCAGGCCCTGCTGAGGCTTTTTGAAGAAAGTATAGACCGATACGGTCCCGAACTTAAGGAAAAAGGGGTTAAAGTCATTTTTATTGGTCGCAGAGAGGGTCTTCCAGAAAATCTGGTTGCCAGAATGGCACAGCTTGAAGAAGAAACTACCCACAATACTGGCCTAAAGTTAAACATCGCCCTCAACTACGGAGGGCGTGACGAAATTTTACGAGCCTTTCAGAAATGGTTTGCAGTTTATAGAGGCGATTTTGAATTTCTCAGAGAAGAAATTTTCTCCCGTTTTCTGGATACTGCTGGGCAACCAGATCCTGATTTGGTAATTCGCACTGGGGGAGAACAGAGGTTAAGCAATTTTTTGTTGTGGCAAACAGCTTATGCTGAGCTGTGGTTTACTTCCACTCTGTGGCCGGATTTCACCCCTGAAGAATTTGAGGTGGCCATAAGCGATTTTTCCAGGAGGAAAAGAAAATTTGGGGGAATTCGCTGA
- a CDS encoding phosphatidate cytidylyltransferase — protein MERNELRQRTLSIVITVPLFLILVLLNKWSFVFLFWTLSLLAMREFSRMVFTREERTFALTLFAVASFLVYGKVFWEAANINHLLLTGWYGLFIALICWSIGDLSRLLERLGLFLFGVLYCFLLPLSWVKVGIEWGRLTVIGFALVVWLNDIGAYLLGKRWGKHKIVPRLSPGKSWEGFWGGLICAALGAYLVGEFSLWPFSESASWWFGLALGSVAFLGDLLESGFKRRSNLKDSGFFLPGHGGVLDRFDSFFMVGPLAYLFCTIWR, from the coding sequence ATGGAAAGAAACGAACTCAGGCAAAGGACGTTAAGCATTGTAATTACAGTTCCTCTTTTTTTGATTCTGGTTCTTCTCAATAAATGGAGTTTTGTTTTTCTTTTCTGGACACTTTCACTCCTGGCCATGCGAGAGTTTTCAAGGATGGTTTTTACGAGAGAAGAAAGAACTTTTGCTTTAACCCTTTTTGCTGTTGCATCTTTTTTGGTCTATGGAAAAGTCTTTTGGGAAGCTGCAAACATTAATCATCTCTTACTTACTGGTTGGTATGGGCTATTCATAGCCTTAATTTGTTGGAGTATAGGTGATCTATCTCGACTTTTGGAAAGGCTGGGGCTTTTTTTGTTTGGTGTTCTTTACTGCTTTCTCCTGCCCCTTTCCTGGGTCAAAGTGGGCATAGAGTGGGGCAGACTGACAGTAATAGGTTTTGCTTTGGTGGTATGGTTGAACGACATTGGAGCATACCTTCTGGGTAAGCGATGGGGAAAACACAAAATAGTCCCCCGCTTGAGTCCGGGCAAAAGTTGGGAAGGATTTTGGGGAGGTCTGATTTGCGCTGCGCTGGGGGCTTATCTGGTCGGGGAGTTTTCACTGTGGCCTTTTTCAGAAAGTGCGAGCTGGTGGTTCGGCTTGGCTCTGGGAAGCGTAGCTTTTCTGGGAGACCTTTTGGAATCCGGCTTCAAGCGTCGCTCAAACCTCAAAGATTCAGGGTTTTTTTTGCCCGGCCACGGAGGTGTACTGGACCGTTTCGATTCCTTCTTCATGGTTGGGCCTCTAGCATACCTTTTCTGTACAATTTGGAGGTAG
- the frr gene encoding ribosome recycling factor: MLDKVKELLKDIKKRMKQAVSVAQEELSHVKTGRASPALVENVQVEYYGTLVELKQIASITTPDARTILIQPWDKASLKAIEKAIWKSELGFNPAVDSDVIRVAVPPLTEERRREIAKMAKKIAEDAKVAIRNLRREANEEIRKLEKAGEISEDESKHAQAEVQKLTDEHINEIEGLWERKEKEIMEL; the protein is encoded by the coding sequence ATGCTCGACAAGGTTAAAGAGTTATTGAAAGACATCAAAAAAAGGATGAAGCAAGCAGTGAGCGTAGCCCAGGAAGAGCTCTCTCATGTGAAAACCGGTCGTGCTTCTCCAGCGCTGGTGGAAAATGTCCAGGTCGAGTACTACGGCACGTTAGTCGAATTAAAGCAGATTGCATCCATTACCACCCCTGATGCCCGCACCATACTCATCCAGCCCTGGGACAAAGCTTCTCTGAAAGCCATTGAGAAAGCAATATGGAAATCAGAGCTGGGTTTTAATCCGGCAGTGGATTCTGATGTGATAAGAGTTGCAGTTCCTCCACTCACTGAGGAACGAAGGAGAGAAATAGCGAAAATGGCAAAAAAGATTGCCGAGGACGCGAAAGTGGCTATACGTAATTTGCGTAGAGAAGCCAATGAAGAAATACGTAAGCTAGAAAAAGCAGGCGAAATATCTGAGGACGAAAGCAAGCATGCCCAGGCTGAAGTTCAGAAGCTCACCGATGAACACATTAACGAAATAGAGGGATTATGGGAACGTAAAGAGAAGGAAATAATGGAACTATGA